The Planctomycetia bacterium sequence GCGTGCCGCGCTCGCCGCTATCCAGCAGCTTGCCCGGGCCGACCGAGACGACGGTGCCGCGTTGCGGCTTTTCCTTGGCGGTGTCCGGCAGCACGATGCCGCCAGCGGTCCGCTCCTCAGCTTCCTTCGGTTCCACGACAACGCGATCTTCCAGCGGACGCACTTTGAGGGTCTTCATGTCTTTGTTGATTCCGTTGATTATTGATGTAGGTCAGCCTTTCCAGGCTGACGTTTCAAGTTTGGTTCGGTGTCCCCCGTCAGCCTGGAAAGGCTGACCTACGGGCAACTACATTCCCATTCCCATGCCACCCATGCCTCCCATGCCACCCATTCCTTCCATGCCGCCCATGCCATGGTCATGGTGGCCGCCGCCGTGATCGCCGTCGCCGTCGTCTTCCTTCGGGAGGTCGGTGATCAAAGCCTCGGTGGTCAGCAGCAACGCCGCCACGCTCGCCCCGTTTTGCAATGCGGTACGAACGACCTTCGCGGGATCGATCACGCCGGCCTTCACCAGGTCGACGTATTGATCCTTGTCGGCGTCGTACCCTTCGTTCGGGTTCTTGAGCTGACGCACGCGATTCACCACCACCGCGCCGTCCAACCCGGCGTTTTCGGCGATGTAACGCAGCGGGTAATCCAGCACGTTGCGAATGATCTTCACGCCGAACGCTTCGTCGCCCGTAAGTTGCAACTTGTCGAGCGCCTTTTCGCAGCGGATGAGCGCCACGCCGCCGCCCGGGACGATGCCTTCTTCCAACGCGGCCTGCGTCGCGGCCTTGGCGTCTTCGATCAGCGCCTTGCGCTCTTTCATTTCGGTCTCGGTCGCCGCGCCGCAGTTGATCTGCGCCACGCCGCCCGCGAGCTTCGCCAAACGCTCCTGCAGCTTCTCGCGATCGTACTCGCTGTCCGTCGTGCTGATCTCGCGGCGAATCTGCTCGGCGCGGCCTTCGATTTCCGCCTTCTTGCCGGCGCCGGCGATGATCGTCGTGTTTTCCGCGCTGATCGTCACCTTCTTGGCGCGGCCCAGGTCGGTGAGCTTCACCGCATCCAGGGCAATGCCCAGGTCCTTGAAGATCGCGGTCCCGGCCGTCAACACGGCCAGGTCGCCGAGCATCGCTTTGCGGCGATCGCCGTAGCCGGGCGCCTTCACGGCGCACACGTTCAAGATGCCCCGCATCTTGTTGACGACCAACGTCGCCAGGGCTTCCCCTTCGATGTCCTCGGCGATGATCAACAACGGGCGATTCGCCTTGCTGATCGCTTCCAACAGCGGCACCAGGTGCTTGGCGTTGGAAATCTTCTCTTCGAAGATCAGGATCGAGCAATCGCTCAGTTCGACGAGCTGCGCGTCCTGGTTGGTGACAAAGTGCGGCGAGAGATAGCCGCGATCGAATTGCATGCCTTCCACGACTTCGACGTACGTCTCGTTTTGCTTGCCTTCTTCGACCGTGATCACGCCGTCTTTGCCGACCTTCAGGAAGGCGTCGGCCAACACTTCGCCGATGCTGGGATCGTTGTTGCCGGCGATCGTGGCGACCTGCTTGATTTCCGTCTTGTTCTTTTCGTTGATCGGCGTGGCCAGCTTCTTAATCGCCGCGACAACCGCCTCCGTGGCCTTATTGATCCCGCGCGAGAGCGCCATCGGGTCCGCGCCCGCCGCGATCATCTTCAAACCCTCGCGGAACACGGCCTCGGCGATGACCGTCGCCGTCGTGGTGCCGTCGCCGGCCACTTCGTTGGTCTTGCTGGCCGCTTCCTTGACGAGCTGGGCGCCCAGGTTCTCGTTCGGGTCTTCCAGCTCGATGTCCTCGGCGACTGTCACGCCGTCCTTGGTGATCTTCGGGGAGCCCCAGCCCTTGTCCAGGACCGCGTTGCGACCCCGCGGGCCCAACGTGCTGCGAACCGCCCGGGCCAACTTGGTCACGCCGGCCAACAACGGCTGGCGAGCCTCATCGTCAAAGACCATCTTTTTTGCCACAGCGAGAGTCCTCCAAAAGCTGGTAATGCGGGGGAGATACGGTCAACGGCCGCCGGGTCGGCACTGGCTCAAGCAACTCGCTCAAACCGGGACAGCCGGCCAACCGCAAAGCTCAATTCACCAATCAGGACGACGGCCCGGAACCGCACTTGGCAGGCGCGGGACGTCGTGAAGCCCTTATTAGCAAGCACCGTGCCGGGCCGCATGCGCGCGGCGATAACCGCCTGCGCAGCAATGGTTTAGCGAGTGTTTCCAGCGAAATGGCGAGCTCCACCAGCGGCCAATGTCGAATGCCAGAATGGCAGAGACTCACAACACTAACCCGAAGCGCCAGCGAGGGGGAGAGGACGTCGATCCACAGGGCGACATCGCGCCGCGTCCATCGCCGGCACTTCCACTCGTACACGCCGGACGGGTGCCAATCCCGTAGGTCAGGCACCGCCGACGGTCGCAGCAGCTCTGCGCGCGAATAAACAAGTCGAAGTCCATAGTCGCCGCGAAAAATGTGCCTGACAGGAGTGCGGCACGCAACCCGCCCTCAATTGAACAGATACAATCCAGCGACGCCGCCTGTAATAAAGCACGCGGCCAAGAACAAGATCGTTGTGGTGGCCATCATCGATTCGGATTGATGCTCACGCAGACATGCGCTCAGGCTTCCTGCCAACAGACCGCCGGGCAGGCCCATAAAGTACGACTGAATAACCATCAAGCCGCCGCCCCATCCAAGGACCGCCGAACAAACCAAGTAGCCAGCCAGGAAAGCTTGCCAGCAGCGCGGCGCAAGTATGACAAGAACGAGCGAAAGGAACCCCGCAGTCCACAGCGCGCTCGCAAAAAGGAAGTCTGCCTCCGAAAGATGTGGATTTGGAGAAGGCATGGAACCAACACGCATGCCAGCAAAGAAACTTGCTGAAGCGAGTACGGCAACCATCAGTGTGGAAAGTTGGTAGCGCATAGAACCCGGGCGTTAAGTTTCATTGAGTCGACAGAGTCTTTGGCCCTGTTGTGGCACGGTCTCCCGACCGTGCCACCGGCCCGACCGAAGGTCTCCCGTACTCACGACCGACGGCGCACCGATTGTTCCGCCGTGAAAAAGTAGCAAGCCTTGCGCGGCTCCACCCGCTCAGGGAGACCTTCGGTCGGCGGGGTGTCACAGTCGGGAGACCGTGACACAACAATGTATCACACCGGTGCGGCCCGCAATCATGTCAGGCACAGCCTTATGCGGCCATTGGGACGTTGCGGCGATACGCTCGACTGCTTGCCCTTCGTCTTCGACAACGGTGCCTGACCTACAACGGACCGTCGGTCGGCGATCTGTCAATCGCCTTTCTCGCCGCCAAGAAACTCAACGACCGTAACGCCGACATCACGAATGATCTGCCGTAACAAGCCGGGTGAGATATCCCGTCACTTATGAAATGGCACCGTCGTGCGACGTCCGTCCGCGTGTCGGAACTGCTTGTGTGAGCCGCGTTGCCGCACCTCCACGAAGTCGAGGGCTTCCAACAACCGCACGACTTCCTGCGGCTTCGACACCGGCAACTTGCTCATGGGGCCGCGACTTGCAGCGTCTGCGTGCCGATGAACTCGGTGTCCAGCGTCGGCTCACCATCCTCCAGCAGCATCGTGATCACCTCGCGTAGATTCGCGAGCAATTCATCGACGGTCTCGCCCTGCGAATGCGCGCCGGAAAAGCCGGGCACGTACC is a genomic window containing:
- the groES gene encoding co-chaperone GroES; its protein translation is MKTLKVRPLEDRVVVEPKEAEERTAGGIVLPDTAKEKPQRGTVVSVGPGKLLDSGERGTLSVVVGDEVIYGKYSGTEIELDGKDLKIVRETDILAKVVR
- the groL gene encoding chaperonin GroEL (60 kDa chaperone family; promotes refolding of misfolded polypeptides especially under stressful conditions; forms two stacked rings of heptamers to form a barrel-shaped 14mer; ends can be capped by GroES; misfolded proteins enter the barrel where they are refolded when GroES binds), which gives rise to MAKKMVFDDEARQPLLAGVTKLARAVRSTLGPRGRNAVLDKGWGSPKITKDGVTVAEDIELEDPNENLGAQLVKEAASKTNEVAGDGTTTATVIAEAVFREGLKMIAAGADPMALSRGINKATEAVVAAIKKLATPINEKNKTEIKQVATIAGNNDPSIGEVLADAFLKVGKDGVITVEEGKQNETYVEVVEGMQFDRGYLSPHFVTNQDAQLVELSDCSILIFEEKISNAKHLVPLLEAISKANRPLLIIAEDIEGEALATLVVNKMRGILNVCAVKAPGYGDRRKAMLGDLAVLTAGTAIFKDLGIALDAVKLTDLGRAKKVTISAENTTIIAGAGKKAEIEGRAEQIRREISTTDSEYDREKLQERLAKLAGGVAQINCGAATETEMKERKALIEDAKAATQAALEEGIVPGGGVALIRCEKALDKLQLTGDEAFGVKIIRNVLDYPLRYIAENAGLDGAVVVNRVRQLKNPNEGYDADKDQYVDLVKAGVIDPAKVVRTALQNGASVAALLLTTEALITDLPKEDDGDGDHGGGHHDHGMGGMEGMGGMGGMGGMGMGM
- a CDS encoding type II toxin-antitoxin system HicB family antitoxin → MRTYTAVIERCADTGLYVGYVPGFSGAHSQGETVDELLANLREVITMLLEDGEPTLDTEFIGTQTLQVAAP